GTGCACGTATTGGTGAGTGCCGTTGGCGGCGAGTCCGCGTTGCTGGTCTTGTTACTGGATGAATCCAAGCTCAGCCAGACTGAAGGCTACCGCACGCAGATTTTCGGACTGTTGTGTGCAGGCGCAGGCTTGATCCTGATCCTTGGCGCCATCCTGGCCATCGCCATTGCCCGGGCCATTGCCCAGCCAGTGAGCCAGTTGGCGGCGGAAGTCGCGGATGCCGTGCCTGGGCCGGTCCGGTTCAGCGGCTTTGATCGCCAGGATGAGATCGGCACCTTGAGCCGCACGCTGTCTTCACTTGTAACCCAGCAACACAGCACGTTGCAGCGGGAAAAGGCATTCACCCGACACGTCAGCCATGAGTTGCGCACGCCCCTGAGTATCTTGAACAACTGCCTGGCGATCCTGCGCCTGCCAGGCTGCAACGCGGAAAAATCAGCGCGTAGCCTGTTGCGCATGGAAGCTGCCCTGGCCGGGATGAAAATGACGATCGAGCTGTTTTTGTCCCTGGCCCGTGAACCGCGGCAATTGCCCCATGAGGCGATTGACCTGGCTGCTGTCGTCGCCGAACAGATCGAGAAATATCAGCTGCTTTACCCCCATGCCGCCGGTGCGCGGGTGTTTGCCGGTGCGCCGACGATCACCCAGGCCAACGAGGCGATCGCCCGCAGCGTGGTGCAGAACCTGCTGGGTAACGCTGTTCAGCACGGTGCCGGGAAAATCCGCGTGGTCCTCACGGAGCAGCATCTAGTCATCCTGAATAACCGGGTGGACCAGCTCGCGTCACCGGGCTTCGGCTTTGGCCTGGAAATCGTCTCGCGCGCCTGCACCCATGCCGGCTGGCGCCTTGAAACCCGGCGCACGCTGCATACCTTCCGGGCTCACGTCAGGTTTACTTGAGATTGCCGCTGAGGAACTGCTGTAACCGTTCGCTCTTCGGATTACCCAGCACCTCTTCCGGCACGCCTTGTTCCTCCACCAGGCCCTGGTGCAGGAACAACACCTGGCTCGACACTTTGCGTGCAAAGCTCATTTCGTGGGTCACCATGATCATGGTGCGGCCTTCCTCGGCCAACCCCTGGATCACCTTCAACACTTCGCCCACCAGCTCCGGGTCGAGGGCCGAGGTGGGTTCGTCGAACAGCATCACCTCTGGCTCCATGGCCAAGGCGCGCGCGATGGCGACGCGTTGCTGCTGGCCGCCGGAGAGGAACGCCGGGTACTGATCCGCCACGCGTGCCGGTAAGCCCACCTTGTCCAAGTAACGACGGGCACGGTCCTCGGCGTCCTTCTTGCTGCAGCCCAGCACCCGGCGCGGGGCCATGGTGATGTTCTCCAGCACGCTCATGTGGCTCCACAGGTTGAAGTGCTGGAACACCATCGCCAGGCGCGTGCGCAGGCGCTGTAGTTCGGCATCATCGGCCACGCGCATGCCGTGGCGGTCGCTGACCATGCGGATCGGCTGGCCGTCGAGGGTCATGGCGCCGTCGTTGGGGGTTTCCAGGAAGTTGATGCAGCGCAAAAAGGTGCTCTTGCCCGAGCCGCTGGCGCCGATCAGGCTGATCACGTCACCGGTCTTGGCCTTGAGCGAAACACCTTTGAGCACCTCATTGTCGCCATAGCTTTTATGCAGGCCTTCAACGGTCAATTTGTACATGGGGCGTGCATCCTCAAGGCGAAAGTAGATAGCCGCTGCGGTAGGCATCAAGGCCTGCGACATGGGCGATGACCATCCCGGCAGTGGCCATGCGGCGCAGCGAACGGGCGTAAAGCAGGCCGGCATTGCGGCAATGCACGGGCGTTACGCGGTCGGAAATGGGGTCGATGATTTCGGCAATCAGTTGTCCGGCTTCCAGGTATTCACCAGGCAGGGCACTGAACACCAGCAGGCCGCCCATGGGTGTAGCCACCGGCTCAACGCCCGCCAGGGGTGTGGCCGGGTAGGGCAGCTCGGGCAGCGGTGCGACGTCACCGGCGATGGCGCCGAAGTGAATCAGGTAATCGATGATCGCCTGGCAGTCGAGGGCGGCCAGGCCGTGGTTGACGTCGCCTTGGCCACGCAGTTCTACGGTCACCGAAAAGCTGCCCATGGGGATCGGGAAGCGCTCGCCGAAGCGTTGCTGCAACTGCCACCACACCAGGGTGAAACACTCATCGAAGGATTGCCCGCCGGAGTCGGTCGCCAGCAGGTTGGCCTCCGAGCCGATATAACGCGCCAACGGCTCAACCTGCGGCCAGGCCTCGGGCGTGGTGTACAGGTGCGCCACGGCTTCGAAGTCGCAATGCAGGTCCAGCACCATGTCGGCGTCACATGCCAGGCGTTGCAGCACCAAGCGCTGGGATTGCAGTTGGGTCTCAGCGCTTTGCGCAGCGAGGGCGGTGGACAGCGCGGCGCGGATCAACTCGACGTTGTGCTGGGGATCCTCCCCAAGCAGCTCTTCGACTTGATTACCCACGGTTTCACTGAGGTCGACAAACAGGCGATTGAAATTCTGCCCGCTTTCCAGCTCATAGCGGCCCAGGGGGATATCCATCAGCACCTGTTCCAGGCCCACCGGGTTGGCGATGGGCACCAGCACAATCTCGCTGCGCAGGCGACCGGCCGCCGCCAGTTCAGCCAGCCGCACCTTCAGGTGCCAAGCCACCAGCATGCCCGGCAGCTCATCGGCATGCAGCGACGACTGGATGTAGATCTTGCCTTCAGCCTGCTCCGGGCCGAAGTGAAAACTGTGAATCTGCCGTGCCGTGCCTGGCACCGGCGCGATCAGTTCATGGACCTGATGACGCATGAAAACTCCTTAATGGCTCGGCCCGAGGAAGGCCAGCCAACGACGCTCCGCCAACCGGAACAGACCGACCAGGGCGAAGGTCACGGTCAGGTAGATCAGCGCAGCGATTCCGAATGATTGAAAAGTCATGAAGGTCGCCGAGTTGGCATCCCGCGCCACTTTGAGGATGTCGGGGATCGTCGCGGTGAAGGCCACCGTGGTCGAATGCAACATCAGGATCACTTCATTGCTGTAGTACGGCAACGAACGACGCAACGCCGACGGCATGATCACATAGGCGTAGAGCTTCCAGCCGCTCAAGCCGTAGGCTTTGGCCGCTTCGACTTCACCGTGGGCCATGCTGCGGATCGCCCCGGCAAAAATCTCCGTGGTGTAGGCGCAGGTGTTGAGGGCGAAGGCCAGGATGGTGCAGTTCATCGCGTCGCGAAAGAACGCATCCAGCAACGGTTGTTCGCGCACGGCGGCGAGGCTGTAGATGCCGGTGTAGCAGATCAGCAGCTGGATATAGAGCGGCGTGCCCCGGAACAGGTAGGTGTAGAACTGCACCGGCCAACGCACCAGGCGCTTGCGCGACACACGGGCGATGGACAGCGGGATCGATACCAGAAAGCCGATGACCAGTGCGGCCGTGAGCAACCACATCGTCATCGCCAGGCCGGTGATGTGCTGGCCGTCGCTATAAAGGAAGGGGCGCCAGTATTCCTGCAAGAGTTCGATCATCGCACGGCCTCCCGGGCGCCAGCGGAGTAGCGACGTTCAAGGCGGCGCAGGACGAAGTTGGACGCGCTGGTGATCAACAGGTAGATCAACGCCGCGAGTACCAAAAAGTAAAACAGCTGGTAGGTGCTCTTGCCAGCATCCTGGGCGGCTTTGACCAAGTCGGCCAGGCCGATGATCGACACCAGCGCCGTGGCCTTGAGCATTACCATCCAGTTATTGCCGATCCCCGGCAGGGCAAAGCGCATCATCTGCGGGAAGGTCACGTAGCGAAACCGCTGGCCACGCTTGAGGCCGTAGGCTGTGGCGGCTTCCAGTTGGCCACGGGGCACTGCGAGGATCGCGCCGCGAAACGTCTCGGTGAAGTATGCACCGTAGATAAAACCGAGGGTGATCACCCCGGCGCTGAAGGGGTCGATTTCGATGTATTCCCATTCCATGAAATCGGTCAAACCGGTCAGCCAGGTTTGCAGGCTGTAGAAAATCAGCAGCATCAGCACCAGGTCGGGCACGCCGCGAATCAAGGTGGTGTAGAGCTGGGCGGGAATGCGCAGGAAGGGCAGGCTGGAGAGTTTGGCGCTGGCGCCGAGCAGGCCCAGCAACACGCTGACGGCCAGGGACAGCACCGACAACTTGATGGTCATCCAGGTGCCTTGCAGCAACAGCGGGCCGAAACCCTTCAGGCTGAGCGCGCTCAACCCGAGGGTTTGCAATAATTCTTCGAACATAAATCAGGACCTATGGCGATAAAAAAGCGCCCCTCCAAAGGAAGGGCGCTCCAGGCATTATTTGCCGCTGTACAGGTTCAGATCGCCAAAGTGTTTCTTCTGGATGGTGGCGTAGGTGCCATCATCGTGTAACGCTTTGATACCTTTATCCAAAAGCGCCTTCAGTTCAGTGTTACCTTTTTTGATACCGACGGCGGTTTTCGACGGCAGCAACGGGTCGTCAATGGCCGCGCTGACTTCATAACCGGCACCGGCCGGCGACTTCAGGAAGCCCAGTTCGGCTTGCAGCATGTCCTGCACGGAGGCGTCGAGACGGCCAGAGGTCAGGTCGGCGTACACCTGGTCCTGGTTGGCGTAGGCCTTGGTGGTCACACCGGCTTTATCCAGTACGGCCTTGGCGTAGGCTTCCTGGATGGTGCCTTGCTCGTAGCCCACGGACTTGCCCTTGAGGGACTCTGGCGTCGAGTAGCCCGCGCCTTTTTTGAACACCAGCGAAGTCGGGCCGGAGAACAGTTCGCTGGAGAAGTCGATGGCCTTTTCACGCACCGGGGTCACGGTCATGGATGAAATCACGCCGTCGAACTTGTTGGCTTTGAGGCCTGGAATCATGCCGTCGAAGTCACTTTCAACCCACTTGCACTTCACTTTCAGCTCGGCGCAGATCGCATTGCCCAGGTCGATATCGAAGCCCACCAGGCTGCCGTCGGCGGCCTTGGATTCGAACGGCGCGTAGGACGGATCGACACCAAAACGCAATTCCTTGTATTCCTTGGCCGTGGCTACACCTGCGGCCATGCACAGGGCCAGTGCAGAAAGGGTCAGCAATGCTTTTTTCATTATGTAATCCCTGGAAACCAAGATAAGCGCTTGTGGCGCGTTTAGGACTGTTACTGAACGGTGTCAGACGGATCACAAGTAGCAATTTCTGCACCATAGTTCCGAATGAGCGTTTTAAAAGGTGCGGGAAGGGAGATCTGAGTGTAGGAGATGCCCGAAAATGGGCATCGAAAAATGAGTGCACTGTTTCAGGTCAGAAGGTCTTGCAGGGTGGCGAGGTTGTCGGCTTCCTCGACTTTCTTGTCCTGCCGCCAGCGCAACATCCGTGGAAACCGCACCGCAATCCCACTCTTGTGTCGCTTGGACAAGGCAATGCCCTCGAATCCCAGCTCAAACACCATACTTGGCGTCACACTGCTGACCGGGCCGAATTTTTCCACGGTGGTCTTGCGCACAATCGCGTCGACCTTGCGCATTTCTTCGTCGGTCAGGCCGGAGTAGGCCTTGGCAAACGGCACCAGCGTGCGTTCGCTGCCGGCCGGGCCGTCCCACACGGCGAAGGTGTAGTCGCTATACAGGCTGGCGCGTCGGCCATGGCCACGCTGGGCGTAGATCAACACCGCGTCGACGCTGAACGGGTCGACCTTCCACTTCCACCACACGCCCATGTCCTTGGTGCGGCCGACGCCATACAGGCCATCGCGTGCTTTAAGCATCATGCCTTCCACGCCAAGGCTGCGCGAGGCTTCGCGTTGTTCGGCCAGTTCTTCCCAAGTCGCGCCGGTCAACAGCGGCGACGCCCGTAATAGCGGCTGGTTGCACTGGGCGATCACCTGTTCAAGCTGCGTACGCCGCTCAGCCTGGGTGTGGTTGCGCCAATCGTCGCCCTGGTGTTCCAGCAGGTCGTAGGCCAGCACCGCAACCGGGGCGTCCTCCAGCACTTTTTTGCTCAGGGTCTTGCGCCCAATCCGCTGTTGCAGCAGGGCGAAGGGTTGCACCGCGTCTTTCCACACCACGATTTCGCCATCGATCACCGTGCCATCGGGCAACCCGCTTACCAGGCTGTGCAGTTCGGGGAAACGCTCGGTCACCAATTCTTCGCCACGGGACCAGATCCACAGGCGGCCGTCGCGTTTCACCAGCTGCGCGCGGATGCCATCCCACTTCCATTCCACTTGCCACTCAGCGGGAGAGCCCAGCAAATCGTTGAATTGCTCCACTGGTTGCGCCAAACCATGGGCGAGAAAAAACGGATACGGTTGCCCGCCACGTTGTGCATGTTCGTCGGGGGATTCGGCGGCGATCAGCTTTAAATAGCCCTGGGCTGTAGGACGGTTGGACAGATCGGTGTAGCCCACCAACCGCTGCGCCACGCGCTTGCTGTCCAGGTCGGCCATCGCGGCGAGGGCGCGGGTGACCAGCAGCTTGGACACGCCCACGCGAAAGCTGCCGGTGATCAATTTGATGCAGACCATCAGGCTGGGCTGATCCAGTTGCGCCCATAACGCCGGCAGGCGCTCGGCCAATTCCAACGGCGGCAGGCCACGCAACGGCAGGAGTTTTTCCTCCAGCCACACCGCCAGGCCGTCCTGCGAGGTGTAGGTGGATTCCGGCAGCAGCAGGGAAATGGTCTCTGCCAGGTCGCCTACCGATTGGTAGCTTTCTTCA
The genomic region above belongs to Pseudomonas azotoformans and contains:
- a CDS encoding sensor histidine kinase, which encodes MLFPTDSFFTRILYTLLPFMALITGFYSLLIWLAVAVTEDYIVESYLNLEAEAFQGKHAQVGRAAPMPNAIYLKGYWSTDPTLPLVALNLPPGHHELAKGDVHVLVSAVGGESALLVLLLDESKLSQTEGYRTQIFGLLCAGAGLILILGAILAIAIARAIAQPVSQLAAEVADAVPGPVRFSGFDRQDEIGTLSRTLSSLVTQQHSTLQREKAFTRHVSHELRTPLSILNNCLAILRLPGCNAEKSARSLLRMEAALAGMKMTIELFLSLAREPRQLPHEAIDLAAVVAEQIEKYQLLYPHAAGARVFAGAPTITQANEAIARSVVQNLLGNAVQHGAGKIRVVLTEQHLVILNNRVDQLASPGFGFGLEIVSRACTHAGWRLETRRTLHTFRAHVRFT
- a CDS encoding ABC transporter ATP-binding protein, yielding MYKLTVEGLHKSYGDNEVLKGVSLKAKTGDVISLIGASGSGKSTFLRCINFLETPNDGAMTLDGQPIRMVSDRHGMRVADDAELQRLRTRLAMVFQHFNLWSHMSVLENITMAPRRVLGCSKKDAEDRARRYLDKVGLPARVADQYPAFLSGGQQQRVAIARALAMEPEVMLFDEPTSALDPELVGEVLKVIQGLAEEGRTMIMVTHEMSFARKVSSQVLFLHQGLVEEQGVPEEVLGNPKSERLQQFLSGNLK
- a CDS encoding succinylglutamate desuccinylase/aspartoacylase family protein gives rise to the protein MRHQVHELIAPVPGTARQIHSFHFGPEQAEGKIYIQSSLHADELPGMLVAWHLKVRLAELAAAGRLRSEIVLVPIANPVGLEQVLMDIPLGRYELESGQNFNRLFVDLSETVGNQVEELLGEDPQHNVELIRAALSTALAAQSAETQLQSQRLVLQRLACDADMVLDLHCDFEAVAHLYTTPEAWPQVEPLARYIGSEANLLATDSGGQSFDECFTLVWWQLQQRFGERFPIPMGSFSVTVELRGQGDVNHGLAALDCQAIIDYLIHFGAIAGDVAPLPELPYPATPLAGVEPVATPMGGLLVFSALPGEYLEAGQLIAEIIDPISDRVTPVHCRNAGLLYARSLRRMATAGMVIAHVAGLDAYRSGYLLSP
- a CDS encoding ABC transporter permease, producing the protein MIELLQEYWRPFLYSDGQHITGLAMTMWLLTAALVIGFLVSIPLSIARVSRKRLVRWPVQFYTYLFRGTPLYIQLLICYTGIYSLAAVREQPLLDAFFRDAMNCTILAFALNTCAYTTEIFAGAIRSMAHGEVEAAKAYGLSGWKLYAYVIMPSALRRSLPYYSNEVILMLHSTTVAFTATIPDILKVARDANSATFMTFQSFGIAALIYLTVTFALVGLFRLAERRWLAFLGPSH
- a CDS encoding ABC transporter permease, which gives rise to MFEELLQTLGLSALSLKGFGPLLLQGTWMTIKLSVLSLAVSVLLGLLGASAKLSSLPFLRIPAQLYTTLIRGVPDLVLMLLIFYSLQTWLTGLTDFMEWEYIEIDPFSAGVITLGFIYGAYFTETFRGAILAVPRGQLEAATAYGLKRGQRFRYVTFPQMMRFALPGIGNNWMVMLKATALVSIIGLADLVKAAQDAGKSTYQLFYFLVLAALIYLLITSASNFVLRRLERRYSAGAREAVR
- a CDS encoding transporter substrate-binding domain-containing protein, whose translation is MKKALLTLSALALCMAAGVATAKEYKELRFGVDPSYAPFESKAADGSLVGFDIDLGNAICAELKVKCKWVESDFDGMIPGLKANKFDGVISSMTVTPVREKAIDFSSELFSGPTSLVFKKGAGYSTPESLKGKSVGYEQGTIQEAYAKAVLDKAGVTTKAYANQDQVYADLTSGRLDASVQDMLQAELGFLKSPAGAGYEVSAAIDDPLLPSKTAVGIKKGNTELKALLDKGIKALHDDGTYATIQKKHFGDLNLYSGK
- a CDS encoding ATP-dependent DNA ligase; translated protein: MKAFAELYANLDATTSSNAKLAALQAYFRDAAPEDAAWAVYFLSGGRPRQLVPTRLLRDMATEASGIEPWLFEESYQSVGDLAETISLLLPESTYTSQDGLAVWLEEKLLPLRGLPPLELAERLPALWAQLDQPSLMVCIKLITGSFRVGVSKLLVTRALAAMADLDSKRVAQRLVGYTDLSNRPTAQGYLKLIAAESPDEHAQRGGQPYPFFLAHGLAQPVEQFNDLLGSPAEWQVEWKWDGIRAQLVKRDGRLWIWSRGEELVTERFPELHSLVSGLPDGTVIDGEIVVWKDAVQPFALLQQRIGRKTLSKKVLEDAPVAVLAYDLLEHQGDDWRNHTQAERRTQLEQVIAQCNQPLLRASPLLTGATWEELAEQREASRSLGVEGMMLKARDGLYGVGRTKDMGVWWKWKVDPFSVDAVLIYAQRGHGRRASLYSDYTFAVWDGPAGSERTLVPFAKAYSGLTDEEMRKVDAIVRKTTVEKFGPVSSVTPSMVFELGFEGIALSKRHKSGIAVRFPRMLRWRQDKKVEEADNLATLQDLLT